In Colletotrichum higginsianum IMI 349063 chromosome 1, whole genome shotgun sequence, one genomic interval encodes:
- a CDS encoding Chitin synthase 4 produces the protein MSLPDRPGASSPLDNRNAYRNSPSRRTRPGDVDADGYYPVGGRPQHQRGQSATSFPETISSPNTNTENQPLSPTFDAPASGPSTAEEPFQRKRSLIRPERRRIDKDHPNYYYRQHAANMNVLPSATGNDPIVEDMEGTTDVSGRSQTNDNYSDASPPRATNSRQNSGEEKKGPTRTKTKRLSRHKSGKLTKEGKRKQQVEQIRPPSFWNVYCAIITFWMPNFMLKCCGMASKAQQRAWREKMGLVSIILLIMGFVGFITFGFTQAVCGTPPLRLQVNDVSEGYMIFHGTAYDLSGSRHPPADGVPMINRTHGANVLYDLPEKNGGKDGSFLFQNVNGRCKNLITLADNSDVPTNSNGDLAWYFPCTVFNQDGSSKPNLTIPYYLGWACHTTRKSRDTFYLDLSGAADVYFSWNDIKNSSRNLIVYSGTVLDLDMLNWFNTSQVKVPDRFNELKDKNSAVNRAIRGRDVTRAFQGSADKQIAECFEEIIKVGSVDTDTVGCIASKVVLYCSLVLILAVVLTRFFLAVFFQWFISRTYAAAKTSQSGDKRKRNRQIEDWSEDIYRAPPRLPGDIGSSVNGSSDRTSKRQSSFLPTTSRFSTVYGAGAATQAGGKRMPTTMASSGAGSNMLHPNAMYRQGNDSRTSFLRSDPYTSNVSPTEGPGPAGFIHEAVVPQPPADWMPFGFPLAHTMCLVTGYSEGELGIRTTLDSIAMTDYPNSHKVIVIICDGIIKGKGETMSTPDYCLSMMKDHTIPPDEVEPFSYVAVASGSKRHNMAKVYSGFYDYGAKSAIPLEKQQRVPVLLVVKCGTPDEATKSKPGNRGKRDSQIILMSFLQKVMFDERMTELEYEMFNGLWKVTGISPDFYEIVLMVDADTKVFPDSLTHMVSAMVKDPEIMGLCGETKIANKRDSWVTAIQVFEYFISHHLAKSFESVFGGVTCLPGCFCMYRIKAPKGAQDYWVPILANPDIVEHYSENVVDTLHKKNLLLLGEDRYLTTLMLRTFPKRKQVFVPQAVCKTTVPDSFGVLLSQRRRWINSTIHNLMELVLVRDLCGTFCFSMQFVVFIELMGTLVLPAAIAFTFYVVIISIVNQPPQIIPLILLGLILGLPAVLIVLTAHSWTYVLWMLIYLVSLPIWNFVLPTYAFWKFDDFSWGDTRKTAGEKTKKAGLEYEGEFDSSKITMKRWAEFERERRTRTNYWGSKENVVGGGNTWTMPPSHQYNDEYYSDA, from the exons ATGTCTCTCCCCGACAGGCCCGGAGCGAGCTCTCCTTTGGACAACAGAAATGCGTACAGAAACTCGCCTTCGCGAAGGACCCGTCCTGGagatgtcgacgccgacggttACTATCCTGTAGGAGGGCGACCTCAACATCAACGTGGGCAATCTGCGACTTCCTTCCCTGAGACGATCTCGTCTCCTAATACCAACACAGAGAACCAACCTCTATCCCCGACTTTCGATGCTCCCGCTTCAGGACCCTCGACCGCCGAAGAGCCCTTtcagaggaagagaagccTAATCCGACCCGAGCGACGCAGAATCGACAAGGACCACCCCAACTACTACTATCGCCAACATGCTGCCAACATGAACGTCCTGCCCTCGGCCACTGGAAACGACCCGATAGTCGAGGACATGGAGGGCACCACGGATGTGTCAGGGCGCTCGCAGACGAACGATAACTACTCGGATGCCTCGCCACCGAGAGCAACAAACAGCAGGCAAAACAGCggagaggaaaagaagggccCGACTCGAACCAAGACGAAGCGTTTGAGCCGCCACAAGTCCGGTAAGCTCACTAAGGAGGGCAAGCGAAAACAACAGGTCGAGCAGATTCGTCCCCCGAGTTTCTGGAACGTCTACTGCGCAATCATCACGTTCTGGATGCCAAACTTCATGCTCAAGTGCTGCGGCATGGCATCCAAGGCCCAACAACGAGCTTGGAGGGAAAAGATGGGCTTGGTTAGCATCATCCTGTTAATCATGGGCTTCGTTGGTTTCATCACGTTTGGGTTTACTCAAGCGGTTTGCGGAACGCCTCCGCTCCGTctccaggtcaacgatgtGTCTGAAGGATACATGATTTTCCATGGAACCGCCTACGACCTGTCGGGTTCTCGCCATCCTCCGGCCGACGGTGTGCCCATGATCAACAGGACTCATGGCGCAAACGTCTTGTACGACTTGCCCGAGAAGAACGGTGGAAAGGACGGCAGTTTCTTGTTCCAAAACGTCAATGGTCGATGCAAGAACCTCATCACGCTCGCCGACAATTCGGATGTGCCAACGAACAGTAACGGCGATCTGGCCTGGTACTTCCCTTGCACCGTCTTCAACCAGGACGGCTCATCGAAACCCAACCTGACCATCCCTTACTACCTTGGATGGGCCTGCCACACCACGCGTAAGAGCCGCGACACGTTTTATCTTGACTTGAGCGGCGCCGCAGATGTCTATTTTTCTTGGAATGACATCAAGAACAGCTCCCGCAACCTCATCGTCTACTCGGGAACTGTTTTGGACCTCGACATGCTCAACTGGTTTAATACGAGCCAAGTAAAGGTGCCCGATCGCTTCAACGAGCTCAAGGACAAGAATTCGGCCGTCAACCGTGCCATTCGTGGACGCGACGTCACCAGAGCCTTTCAGGGCTCGGCTGATAAGCAGATAGCCGAGTGCTTCGAGGAGATCATCAAGGTCGGATCCGTCGATACTGATACTGTCGGCTGTATTGCCTCCAAGGTCGTTCTCTACTGCTCTCTCGTCCTCATTCTGGCCGTTGTGTTGACGAGGTTCTTCCTTGCCGTCTTCTTCCAATGGTTCATCAGCCGGACATACGCTGCCGCCAAAACGTCACAGAGCGGAGACAAGCGCAAGCGCAATCGTCAAATCGAGGACTGGTCTGAGGACATCTACCGGGCACCCCCCAGACTCCCTGGTGATATTGGAAGCAGTGTTAATGGCTCTTCTGACCGCACCAGTAAGCGTCAAAGCTCCTTCCTGCCCACGACTTCACGCTTCTCTACCGTTTATGGAGCGGGCGCAGCGACACAGGCCGGTGGGAAGCGGATGCCTACCACGATGGCAAGCTCGGGTGCTGGCAGCAACATGCTGCATCCCAATGCCATGTACCGCCAGGGCAACGACAGCCGGACCAGTTTCCTCCGCTCAGATCCCTACACCAGTAACGTCAGCCCGACCGAAGGTCCCGGGCCGGCCGGTTTCATTCATGAGGCCGTCGTCCCTCAACCGCCTGCCGATTGGATGCCGTTTGGATTCCCGCTTGCTCACACAATGTGTCTGGTTACCGGTTACTCTGAAGGTGAACTTGGTATCCGGACGACGCTCGACTCCATCGCCATGACCGACTACCCCAACAGCCACAAGGTCATTGTCATTATTTGCGACGGTATCATCAAGGGCAAGGGTGAAACGATGTCCACCCCTGACTACTgcttgtcgatgatgaaggaCCATACAATCCCCCCCGATGAAGTTGAGCCGTTCTCCTACGTGGCAGTCGCCAGCGGTTCCAAGAGACACAACATGGCCAAGGTCTACTCTGGTTTCTATGACTACGGCGCCAAATCGGCCATTCCCCTTGAGAAGCAGCAAAGGGTTCCTGTTCTTCTTGTGGTCAAGTGTGGCACGCCGGACGAGGCGACCAAGTCGAAGCCGGGTAACCGTGGCAAGCGTGACAGCCAGATCATTCTCATGTCTTTCCTTCAAAAGGTCATGTTCGACGAGCGTATGACAGAGCTCGAGTATGAGATGTTCAACGGTCTTTGGAAGGTCACCGGCATATCGCCCGACTTCTACGAAATCGTTCtcatggtcgacgccgatACCAAAGTCTTCCCCGACAGTCTGACGCACATGGTGTCGGCCATGGTCAAGGACCCCGAGATCATGGGTCTTTGCGGCGAGACCAAGATTGCCAACAAGCGCGACAGCTGGGTTACTGCCATCCAGGTCTTCGAATATTTCATCTCTCACCACTTGGCCAAGTCCTTCGAGTCCGTCTTTGGCGGTGTCACGTGTTTGCCCGGTTGTTTCTGCATGTACCGTATCAAGGCGCCCAAGGGAGCCCAGGACTACTGGGTTCCCATCCTGGCCAACCCTGATATCGTCGAGCACTACTCCGAGAACGTCGTTGATACCTTGCATAAGAAGAATCTTTTGCTGCTCGGTGAGGACCGATACCTGACAACTCTCATGCTTCGCACCTTCCCCAAGCGCAAGCAAGTTTTTGTACCACAGGCTGTCTGCAAAACCACCGTGCCTGACTCCTTTGGTGTTCTGCTTTCGCAGCGTCGCCGCTGGATCAACTCGACTATCCACAACCTGATGGAGCTGGTGCTGGTCCGTGATCTCTGCGGTACCTTCTGCTTCAGTATGCAATTCGTGGTGTTCATTGAGCTTATGGGAACCCTTGTGCTGCCTGCCGCAATTGCCTTCACCTTTTACGTCG TCATCATCTCCATCGTTAACCAGCCCCCGCAGATCATTCCCTTGATCCTGCTGGGTCTCATTCTTGGTCTCCCCGCCGTGCTCATTGTCTTGACGGCGCACTCCTGGACCTACGTCTTGTGGATGCTGATCTACCTGGTATCGCTTCCCATCTGGAACTTTGTCCTTCCCACGTACGCGTTCTGGAAATTCGATGACTTCTCGTGGGGTGATACGAGAAAGACGGCGGGtgagaagacgaagaaggccggtCTCGAGTACGAGGGCGAGTTTGACAGCAGCAAGATCACCATGAAAAGATGGGCCGAGTTCGAGCGCGAACGCCGGACGCGCACCAACTACTGGGGCTCCAAGGagaacgtcgtcggcgggggCAACACCTGGACGATGCCCCCGAGTCATCAGTACAACGACGAGTACTACTCTGACGCATGA